One genomic window of Chthonomonadales bacterium includes the following:
- a CDS encoding BON domain-containing protein, which translates to MRTHRAAAIAALLLLATLYGCNSNDRTDTAAEQSARSAARSADEAARGVGSAAEQAGDTIAQTADNIATTAKVKNRLMTTGKKLRWDDIDVDTSGGTVHLKGTVPTEQQKKIAEAVAAKAAGKEYTVMSHLEVAPSAP; encoded by the coding sequence ATGAGGACGCACCGAGCGGCGGCCATCGCCGCACTGCTTTTGCTGGCGACGCTCTATGGATGTAACTCCAACGACCGCACCGACACGGCCGCCGAGCAGTCGGCGCGGAGCGCGGCCCGCTCGGCCGACGAGGCCGCCCGCGGCGTGGGGAGCGCAGCGGAGCAGGCGGGCGACACGATCGCGCAGACCGCCGACAACATCGCCACGACGGCGAAGGTGAAGAACCGCCTTATGACCACCGGCAAGAAGCTGCGGTGGGACGACATCGACGTCGACACCAGCGGCGGCACGGTGCACCTCAAGGGTACCGTGCCGACGGAGCAACAGAAGAAGATTGCCGAGGCCGTTGCCGCGAAGGCCGCGGGCAAGGAGTACACGGTGATGAGCCATCTGGAGGTGGCGCCGTCCGCCCCCTGA